In Burkholderia savannae, one genomic interval encodes:
- the aceF gene encoding dihydrolipoyllysine-residue acetyltransferase, producing MSQAIEVKVPDIGDYKDVPVIEVLVKPGDAVEAEQSLVTLESDKATMDVPSPVGGTVKEVKVKVGDAVSQGSLIVLLDGAQAAAKPAQANGAAAPIPQPAPAAAAAAPAPAAGGGTVDVKVPDIGDYKDVPVIEISVKVGDTVEAEQSLVTLESDKATMDVPSPTAGVVKAIKVKVGDAVSKGSLIVVLEAAGGGAAAPQAAHAQAAPAPAQAASAPAPAAAPAPRAAPAAALAPAASGEYRASHASPSVRKFARELGVDVSRVQGTGPKARITKEDVTAFVKGVMTGQRAAPAAAAAPAGGGELNLLPWPKVDFTKFGPIEAKPLSRIKKISGANLHRNWVMIPHVTNNDEADITELEALRVQLNKEHEKAGVKFTMLAFVIKAVVSALKKFPTFNASLDGDNLVFKQYYHVGFAADTPNGLVVPVIRDADKKGLVDIAKEMSELSKAAREGKLKPDQMQGGCFSISSLGGIGGTHFTPIINAPEVAILGLSRSATKPVWDGKQFVPRLTLPMSLSYDHRVIDGAEAARFNAYLGAILGDFRRVIL from the coding sequence ATGAGTCAAGCGATCGAAGTCAAGGTGCCGGATATCGGCGATTACAAGGACGTGCCCGTCATCGAAGTGCTCGTGAAGCCGGGCGATGCGGTCGAGGCCGAGCAGTCGCTCGTCACGCTCGAGTCCGACAAGGCGACGATGGACGTGCCGAGCCCCGTCGGCGGCACGGTCAAGGAAGTGAAGGTCAAGGTCGGCGACGCGGTGTCGCAGGGCTCGCTGATCGTGCTGCTCGACGGCGCGCAAGCGGCCGCTAAGCCCGCGCAGGCGAACGGCGCCGCGGCGCCCATCCCGCAGCCGGCGCCCGCCGCTGCCGCGGCGGCGCCCGCGCCGGCCGCCGGCGGCGGCACGGTCGACGTGAAAGTGCCGGACATCGGCGACTACAAGGACGTGCCCGTCATCGAGATATCGGTGAAGGTCGGCGATACGGTCGAGGCCGAGCAGTCGCTCGTCACGCTCGAATCGGACAAGGCGACGATGGACGTGCCGAGCCCGACCGCGGGCGTCGTCAAGGCCATCAAGGTGAAGGTGGGCGATGCGGTGTCGAAGGGCTCGCTGATCGTCGTGCTCGAAGCGGCGGGCGGCGGCGCGGCCGCGCCGCAGGCGGCGCACGCTCAGGCGGCGCCGGCGCCTGCTCAGGCGGCTTCCGCGCCTGCACCCGCCGCCGCACCCGCGCCGCGAGCGGCGCCCGCCGCCGCGCTCGCGCCTGCCGCGAGCGGCGAGTATCGCGCGAGCCACGCGTCGCCGTCGGTGCGCAAGTTCGCGCGCGAGCTCGGCGTCGACGTGTCGCGCGTGCAGGGCACGGGCCCGAAGGCCCGCATCACGAAGGAAGACGTCACCGCGTTCGTGAAGGGCGTGATGACGGGCCAACGCGCGGCGCCCGCCGCGGCAGCCGCACCGGCGGGCGGCGGCGAGCTGAACCTGCTGCCGTGGCCGAAGGTCGATTTCACGAAGTTCGGCCCGATCGAGGCGAAGCCGCTGTCGCGCATCAAGAAGATCTCGGGCGCGAATCTGCATCGCAACTGGGTGATGATCCCGCACGTCACGAACAACGACGAAGCGGACATCACCGAGCTCGAGGCGCTGCGCGTGCAACTGAACAAGGAGCACGAGAAGGCGGGCGTGAAGTTCACGATGCTTGCGTTCGTGATCAAGGCGGTCGTCTCGGCGCTGAAGAAGTTCCCGACGTTCAATGCGAGCCTCGACGGCGACAACCTCGTCTTCAAGCAGTACTACCACGTCGGTTTCGCCGCCGACACGCCGAATGGTCTCGTCGTGCCGGTGATTCGCGACGCGGACAAGAAGGGCCTCGTCGACATCGCGAAGGAAATGAGCGAACTGTCGAAGGCGGCGCGCGAGGGCAAGCTGAAGCCGGACCAGATGCAGGGCGGCTGCTTCTCGATCTCGTCGCTGGGCGGCATCGGCGGCACGCATTTCACGCCGATCATCAACGCGCCGGAGGTGGCGATCCTCGGCCTGTCGCGCAGCGCAACGAAGCCCGTGTGGGACGGCAAGCAGTTCGTGCCGCGCCTCACGCTGCCGATGTCGCTGTCGTACGACCATCGCGTGATCGACGGCGCGGAAGCCGCGCGGTTCAATGCGTATCTCGGCGCGATTCTCGGCGACTTCCGTCGCGTGATTCTTTGA
- the lpdA gene encoding dihydrolipoyl dehydrogenase has translation MSLIEVKVPDIGDFTGVDVIEVNVQPGDVIEKEQTLLTLESDKASMEVPSDVAGTVKEIKIKPGDKVSRGTVIALVEASAEAAPAKPAEPAKPAAAAAAPASAPAPQAGSFGGAADVECDMLVLGAGPGGYSAAFRSADLGMKTVLVERYSTLGGVCLNVGCIPSKALLHTALVVEEAQALAAHGISFGKPQVDLDKLRDFKGGVVKKLTTGLAGMAKARKVDVVTGVGAFVDPHHIEVQTDGGKKIVKFKQAIIAAGSQAVKLPFMPEDPRVVDSTGALELRQLPKRMLVIGGGIIGLEMATVYSTLGAEIDVVEMMDGLMMGADRDLVKVWEKYNAKRFGNVMLKTKTVGAQAKDDGIYVTFEGEKAPAEPQRYDLVLVAVGRSPNGKKIGADKAGVAVTDRGFIDVDTQMRTNVPHIFAIGDIVGQPMLAHKAVHEGHVAAEAAHGEKAYFDALQIPSVAYTDPEVAWAGKTEDQCKAEGIKYGKAVFPWAASGRAIANGRDEGFTKLIFDEETHRVIGGGIVGLNAGDLISEVCLAVEMGADAEDIGKTIHPHPTLGESVGMAAELYEGVCTDLPPQRKK, from the coding sequence ATGAGTCTCATCGAAGTCAAGGTTCCGGATATCGGCGATTTCACCGGCGTCGACGTCATCGAAGTCAACGTCCAGCCCGGCGACGTGATCGAAAAGGAGCAGACGCTCCTCACGCTCGAATCGGACAAGGCGTCCATGGAAGTGCCGAGCGACGTCGCCGGCACCGTGAAGGAAATCAAGATCAAGCCGGGCGACAAAGTCTCGCGAGGCACGGTGATCGCGCTCGTCGAGGCGTCGGCCGAGGCCGCGCCGGCCAAGCCCGCCGAACCGGCGAAGCCGGCAGCGGCCGCAGCCGCACCGGCGAGCGCGCCCGCGCCGCAAGCCGGCAGCTTCGGCGGCGCCGCCGACGTCGAGTGCGACATGCTCGTGCTCGGCGCCGGCCCCGGCGGCTATTCGGCCGCGTTCCGCTCGGCCGATCTCGGCATGAAGACGGTGCTCGTCGAGCGCTATTCGACGCTCGGCGGCGTGTGTCTGAACGTCGGCTGCATTCCGTCGAAGGCGCTGCTGCACACCGCGCTCGTCGTCGAGGAGGCGCAGGCGCTCGCCGCGCACGGCATTTCGTTCGGCAAGCCGCAAGTCGATCTCGACAAGCTGCGCGACTTCAAGGGCGGCGTGGTCAAGAAGCTGACGACGGGTCTCGCCGGCATGGCGAAGGCGCGCAAGGTCGACGTGGTGACGGGCGTCGGCGCGTTCGTCGATCCGCACCACATCGAAGTGCAGACGGACGGCGGCAAGAAGATCGTCAAGTTCAAGCAGGCGATCATCGCGGCGGGCTCGCAGGCCGTGAAGCTGCCGTTCATGCCGGAGGACCCGCGCGTCGTCGATTCGACGGGCGCGCTCGAACTGCGCCAGTTGCCGAAGCGCATGCTCGTGATCGGCGGCGGCATCATCGGCCTCGAAATGGCGACGGTGTATTCGACGCTCGGCGCCGAGATCGACGTCGTCGAAATGATGGACGGCCTGATGATGGGCGCGGACCGCGATCTCGTGAAAGTCTGGGAGAAGTACAACGCGAAGCGCTTCGGCAACGTGATGCTGAAGACCAAGACGGTCGGCGCGCAAGCGAAGGACGACGGCATCTACGTGACGTTCGAGGGCGAGAAGGCGCCGGCGGAGCCGCAGCGCTACGACCTCGTGCTGGTCGCGGTCGGCCGCAGCCCGAACGGCAAGAAGATCGGCGCCGACAAGGCAGGCGTTGCGGTGACGGATCGGGGCTTCATCGACGTCGACACGCAGATGCGCACGAATGTCCCGCACATCTTCGCGATCGGCGACATCGTCGGCCAGCCGATGCTCGCGCACAAGGCGGTGCATGAAGGCCACGTGGCGGCGGAAGCCGCGCACGGCGAGAAGGCGTACTTCGACGCGCTGCAGATTCCGTCGGTGGCCTATACCGATCCGGAAGTCGCGTGGGCGGGCAAGACGGAAGATCAGTGCAAGGCCGAAGGCATCAAGTACGGCAAGGCCGTGTTCCCGTGGGCCGCGTCGGGCCGCGCGATCGCGAACGGCCGCGACGAGGGCTTCACGAAGCTGATCTTCGATGAGGAAACCCACCGCGTGATCGGCGGCGGCATCGTCGGCCTGAACGCGGGCGACCTCATCAGCGAAGTGTGTCTCGCGGTGGAGATGGGCGCGGACGCGGAAGACATCGGCAAGACGATCCATCCGCACCCGACGCTCGGCGAATCGGTCGGCATGGCGGCCGAGCTGTACGAAGGCGTCTGCACGGACTTGCCGCCGCAGCGCAAGAAGTAA
- a CDS encoding phasin family protein, whose product MSLLTPEQIAAAQKANIESLFGLTTKAFEGVEKLIELNLQVVKSTLAESQENVQRALSVKDAQELLALQASLTQPIAEKVLAYGRHVYEIASATQAEFAKVAEAQYEEQNRKVQALVDNVAKNAPAGSETAVAALKSAINAANTTYETVQKAAKQAVEIAETNFNAAAAVATKAANTAAAASRRSTTGGKTA is encoded by the coding sequence ATGTCTTTGCTGACCCCCGAGCAAATCGCCGCTGCCCAGAAAGCTAACATCGAAAGCCTCTTCGGCCTCACGACGAAGGCGTTCGAAGGCGTCGAAAAGCTGATCGAACTCAATCTGCAAGTGGTGAAGTCGACGCTCGCTGAAAGTCAGGAAAACGTGCAGCGCGCGCTGTCCGTGAAGGACGCGCAGGAACTGCTCGCGCTGCAGGCGAGCCTCACGCAGCCGATCGCCGAGAAGGTGCTCGCGTACGGCCGCCACGTGTACGAAATCGCGTCGGCCACGCAAGCCGAATTCGCGAAGGTCGCTGAGGCGCAGTACGAAGAACAGAACCGCAAGGTGCAAGCGCTCGTCGACAACGTCGCGAAGAACGCGCCGGCCGGCTCGGAAACCGCCGTCGCCGCGCTGAAGTCGGCGATCAACGCCGCGAACACGACGTACGAAACGGTGCAGAAGGCCGCGAAGCAAGCGGTCGAAATCGCCGAAACGAACTTCAACGCCGCCGCTGCCGTCGCCACGAAGGCGGCGAATACCGCGGCCGCCGCGTCGCGCCGCAGCACCACCGGCGGCAAGACCGCGTAA
- the pbpG gene encoding D-alanyl-D-alanine endopeptidase codes for MKAQLFAPLRMMQSVALGTAVSVAVSLMVATAAVAPADAFAATAKTAQSAKGKKSAAKKSLRAASSSAEPRAKGARKRVTYVSNGRHHSGVRRVAFQPRPPSVGQAFGLHDTPDSLALRSSVAYVVDQNTSEPLFDKNSHAVVPIASITKLMTAMVVLDSKSQLTDEVEVTDEDRDYEKGTGSRLSVGSVLSREDMLHIALMASENRAAAALSRYYQGGRPAFIAAMNAKAKALGMSDTHFENSTGLSSQNVSSARDLVKMVNAAYQYPLIRKFSTDRSYEVNTGKRTLAYNSTNALVRNPSWDIGLQKTGFINEAGECLVMQTTIHSRPIVMVLLDSFGKYSRFADASRVRNWLDNGGGERLTAANTPAGGT; via the coding sequence ATGAAAGCCCAACTGTTTGCACCGCTCAGGATGATGCAGAGCGTGGCGCTCGGCACCGCCGTTTCGGTCGCCGTCTCGCTGATGGTGGCGACGGCCGCCGTCGCGCCCGCGGACGCGTTCGCCGCCACCGCCAAGACCGCGCAGAGCGCGAAAGGCAAGAAGAGCGCGGCGAAGAAGTCACTGCGCGCCGCGTCGTCGAGCGCCGAACCGCGCGCGAAAGGCGCGCGCAAGCGCGTGACCTACGTGTCGAACGGCCGTCACCACAGCGGCGTGCGCCGCGTCGCGTTCCAGCCGCGGCCGCCGTCGGTCGGCCAGGCGTTCGGCCTGCACGACACGCCCGATTCGCTCGCGCTGCGCTCGAGCGTCGCCTACGTCGTCGACCAGAACACGTCCGAGCCGCTCTTCGACAAAAATTCGCACGCGGTCGTGCCGATCGCGTCGATCACGAAGCTGATGACCGCGATGGTCGTCCTCGATTCGAAGTCGCAGCTCACCGACGAGGTCGAAGTGACCGACGAGGATCGCGATTACGAGAAGGGCACGGGTTCGCGCCTGTCGGTGGGCTCGGTGCTGTCGCGCGAGGACATGCTGCACATCGCGCTGATGGCGTCGGAGAACCGCGCGGCGGCCGCGCTGTCGCGCTACTACCAGGGCGGCCGTCCGGCGTTCATCGCCGCGATGAACGCGAAGGCGAAGGCGCTCGGCATGTCCGACACGCATTTCGAGAACTCGACTGGGCTGTCGAGCCAGAACGTGTCGAGCGCGCGCGATCTCGTGAAGATGGTGAACGCGGCGTATCAGTACCCACTCATCCGCAAGTTCTCGACCGACCGCAGCTACGAGGTGAACACCGGCAAGCGGACGCTCGCGTACAACAGCACGAATGCGCTCGTGCGCAATCCTTCGTGGGACATCGGCCTGCAGAAGACTGGTTTCATCAACGAAGCGGGCGAGTGCCTCGTGATGCAGACGACGATTCACAGCCGTCCGATCGTGATGGTGCTGCTCGATTCGTTCGGCAAGTACTCGCGTTTCGCCGATGCGTCGCGCGTGCGCAACTGGCTCGACAACGGCGGCGGCGAGCGCCTGACGGCGGCGAACACGCCGGCGGGCGGGACCTGA
- a CDS encoding IclR family transcriptional regulator, producing the protein MSNPNPDSKTSIQVIERMMRLLDALAAHSDPVSLKELAQRTELHPSTAHRILNDMVTCRLVDRSDPGTYRLGMRLLELGNLVKARLSVRDAALMPMRELHRLTGQTVNLSVRQGDEIVYIERAYSERSGMQVVRAIGGRAPLHLTSVGKLFLAADETSRVRAYATRTGLAGHTQNSITDLPKLERELTLVRQQACARDNEELELGVRCIAAGIYDDSGKLVAGLSLSAPADRLQDAWLGQLSRTALTISESLGYRPETAREADALAQKQA; encoded by the coding sequence ATGAGCAACCCGAACCCGGATTCCAAGACATCGATCCAGGTGATCGAACGGATGATGCGGCTCCTCGATGCGCTCGCCGCGCACAGCGATCCGGTCAGCCTGAAGGAACTCGCGCAGCGCACCGAACTGCACCCTTCCACCGCGCACCGGATCTTGAACGACATGGTGACCTGCCGTCTCGTCGATCGCTCCGACCCCGGTACATACCGGCTCGGCATGCGCCTGCTCGAGCTCGGCAATCTCGTGAAGGCGCGCCTGTCGGTGCGCGACGCCGCGCTGATGCCGATGCGCGAGTTGCACCGGCTGACGGGCCAGACCGTGAACCTGTCGGTGCGCCAGGGCGACGAGATCGTCTACATCGAGCGGGCGTATTCGGAGCGCTCGGGAATGCAGGTCGTCCGCGCGATCGGCGGCCGCGCGCCGCTGCACCTCACGTCGGTCGGCAAGCTGTTCCTCGCGGCGGACGAGACGTCGCGGGTGCGCGCGTACGCAACGCGCACGGGCCTCGCCGGCCATACGCAAAACAGCATCACCGATCTGCCGAAGCTCGAGCGCGAGCTCACGCTCGTGCGCCAGCAGGCGTGCGCGCGCGATAACGAAGAGCTCGAGCTCGGCGTGCGCTGCATCGCGGCCGGCATCTACGACGATTCCGGCAAGCTCGTCGCCGGGTTGTCGCTGTCCGCGCCCGCCGACCGGCTCCAGGACGCGTGGCTCGGCCAGTTGAGCCGCACGGCGCTCACGATCTCGGAATCGCTCGGCTATCGCCCGGAAACCGCGAGGGAAGCGGACGCGCTGGCGCAAAAGCAGGCGTAG
- a CDS encoding (Fe-S)-binding protein, whose product MRVGLFVTCLVDLMRPEIGFSALKLLKEAGCEVVVPPSQTCCGQPAYNSGERAIARDLAEKTLAEFEQFDYVVVPSGSCGGMIRVHYGDLFRDDPELMARYGRLRTKVYELTDFLANVARVKLEPGEFKGPVTYHDSCSGLRELGVKAQPRALLAQRGVAVDEMKDCEHCCGFGGTFAVKYGDISSAIVDEKCANVRATGAPAVVLGDLGCMLNIEGRLRRTRDRDTRVLHVAQVLAGDV is encoded by the coding sequence ATGCGAGTCGGTTTGTTCGTCACGTGTCTTGTCGACCTGATGCGGCCCGAGATCGGTTTTTCGGCGCTCAAGCTGCTGAAAGAGGCGGGCTGCGAAGTCGTCGTGCCGCCTTCGCAGACCTGCTGCGGCCAGCCCGCGTACAACTCGGGCGAGCGCGCGATCGCTCGCGATCTGGCGGAAAAGACGCTCGCCGAATTCGAGCAGTTCGACTACGTCGTCGTGCCGTCGGGCTCGTGCGGCGGGATGATCCGCGTCCATTACGGCGACCTCTTTCGCGATGATCCCGAGCTGATGGCGCGCTACGGGCGCCTGCGCACGAAAGTCTACGAACTGACCGACTTCCTCGCCAACGTCGCGCGGGTGAAGCTCGAGCCGGGCGAGTTCAAGGGGCCCGTCACGTACCACGATTCCTGTTCGGGCCTGCGCGAGCTCGGCGTGAAGGCGCAGCCGCGCGCGCTGCTCGCGCAGCGCGGCGTGGCCGTCGACGAGATGAAGGACTGCGAGCACTGTTGCGGCTTCGGCGGTACGTTCGCGGTGAAGTACGGCGACATCTCGAGCGCGATCGTCGACGAGAAATGCGCGAACGTGCGCGCGACGGGCGCGCCCGCGGTTGTGCTCGGCGATCTCGGCTGCATGCTGAACATCGAAGGGCGCCTGCGCCGCACGCGCGACCGCGATACGCGCGTGCTGCACGTCGCGCAGGTGCTCGCGGGCGACGTCTGA
- a CDS encoding lactate utilization protein B, whose amino-acid sequence MQVQSMHFKARAGEKLADARLQENLKRLSTKFVSGRAQAVTQIDFVATRAELKARRNRALERLDVWLEMFEREAARRGTTVLYAETTADAAALVADIARRHDVKKVIKTKSMVTEEANLNAVLGRLGVQSIETDLGEYILQINDNEPPSHIIAPVLHRDKEEVAELFARTHGRPRLTEIPEMTREAREVLRPHFLSADMGVTGGNFVIAETGSVVLVTNEGNEGMCTVLPRVHVAVTGIEKVLPTLEDLATAMRLLPRSATGQKTSNYFSLLTGVRGEGDEDGPEHSYVVLVDGGRSGLIGGEFQEMLRCIRCGACMNHCPVYQKVGGHAYGWVYPGPMGSVLTPSYVGLDKALDLPQAATLCGECDSVCPVGIPISGLLRKLREKQVERHLRPWRERAALAAWGFFARRPTLYAFATKLVVRVLERAGGTSGGVAGTLGRFPFARGWTATRDIPAPAGRTFRELYAASRTHLDPSSSTR is encoded by the coding sequence ATGCAAGTCCAATCGATGCATTTCAAGGCGCGCGCGGGCGAAAAGCTCGCCGATGCGCGCCTGCAGGAAAATCTCAAGAGGCTGTCGACGAAATTCGTGTCGGGACGCGCGCAGGCCGTCACGCAGATCGACTTCGTCGCGACGCGCGCGGAGCTGAAGGCGCGCCGCAACCGTGCGCTCGAGCGGCTCGACGTGTGGCTCGAGATGTTCGAGCGCGAGGCGGCGCGGCGCGGGACGACCGTGCTGTACGCGGAGACGACGGCCGACGCGGCGGCGCTCGTCGCGGACATCGCGCGGCGGCACGATGTGAAGAAGGTCATCAAGACGAAGTCGATGGTGACCGAGGAGGCGAATCTGAACGCTGTGCTCGGCCGGCTGGGCGTGCAGTCGATCGAGACCGACCTCGGCGAGTACATCCTGCAGATCAACGACAACGAGCCGCCGAGCCACATCATCGCGCCCGTGTTGCACCGGGACAAGGAAGAGGTGGCCGAGCTGTTCGCGAGGACGCACGGACGGCCGCGCCTGACCGAGATTCCGGAGATGACCCGCGAGGCGCGCGAGGTGCTGCGCCCCCATTTCCTGTCGGCCGACATGGGCGTGACGGGCGGCAACTTCGTGATCGCAGAGACGGGCTCCGTCGTGCTCGTGACGAACGAGGGCAACGAAGGCATGTGCACGGTGCTGCCGCGCGTGCACGTCGCGGTGACGGGAATCGAAAAGGTGTTGCCGACGCTCGAGGATCTCGCGACCGCGATGCGCCTCCTGCCGCGCTCGGCCACCGGGCAGAAGACGTCGAACTACTTTTCGCTGCTCACGGGCGTGCGGGGAGAGGGCGACGAGGACGGGCCCGAGCATTCGTATGTCGTGCTCGTCGACGGCGGCCGCAGCGGGCTCATCGGCGGCGAGTTCCAGGAGATGCTCCGCTGCATTCGCTGCGGCGCGTGCATGAACCACTGCCCGGTTTATCAGAAGGTCGGCGGGCACGCATACGGCTGGGTGTATCCGGGGCCGATGGGCTCGGTGCTGACGCCGAGCTACGTCGGGCTCGACAAGGCGCTCGATTTGCCGCAGGCCGCGACGCTCTGCGGCGAGTGCGACAGCGTCTGTCCGGTCGGCATCCCGATTTCGGGCCTGCTGCGCAAGCTGCGCGAGAAGCAGGTCGAGCGTCACCTGCGGCCGTGGCGCGAGCGCGCGGCGCTCGCCGCGTGGGGCTTTTTCGCGCGGCGGCCCACGCTGTACGCGTTCGCGACGAAGCTCGTCGTGCGCGTGCTCGAGCGGGCGGGCGGCACGTCGGGCGGCGTCGCTGGCACGCTCGGGCGGTTCCCGTTCGCGCGCGGCTGGACCGCGACGCGCGACATCCCGGCACCAGCCGGCAGGACGTTCCGCGAGCTGTACGCGGCGTCGCGCACGCATCTCGATCCGTCGTCGTCGACACGCTGA
- a CDS encoding low molecular weight protein-tyrosine-phosphatase, which produces MKSVAICFVCLGNICRSPTAEGVMRHQVAAAGLDETIAIDSAGTGDWHVGEAPDARAQQAARTRGYDLSALRARQIGAADFERFDLVLAMDSANFAELRKRCPPQHQGKIRLLMEYASDASAREIADPYFGGARGFERVLDQCEDACRGLLERLRETAR; this is translated from the coding sequence ATGAAAAGCGTCGCGATCTGTTTCGTCTGCCTCGGCAACATTTGCCGCTCGCCCACCGCCGAAGGGGTGATGCGGCACCAGGTGGCGGCAGCGGGGCTCGACGAGACGATCGCGATCGATTCGGCCGGCACGGGCGACTGGCACGTCGGCGAGGCGCCCGATGCGCGCGCGCAGCAAGCGGCGCGCACACGGGGCTACGATCTGTCGGCGCTGCGCGCGCGGCAGATCGGCGCAGCCGATTTCGAGCGCTTCGATCTCGTGCTCGCAATGGATTCCGCCAACTTCGCCGAACTGCGCAAGCGCTGCCCGCCGCAGCATCAGGGCAAGATCCGGCTGCTGATGGAATATGCAAGCGACGCATCGGCGCGCGAAATCGCCGATCCGTACTTCGGCGGCGCGCGCGGCTTCGAGCGGGTGCTCGATCAGTGCGAGGATGCGTGCCGCGGGCTCCTCGAGCGCTTGCGCGAAACGGCGCGCTGA
- the iscR gene encoding Fe-S cluster assembly transcriptional regulator IscR codes for MRLTTKGRFAVTAMIDLALRQEQGPVTLAGISQRQRISLSYLEQLFGKLRRHEIVESVRGPGGGYNLARRAQDVTVADIIIAVDEPLDATQCGGKGACEGTKQPDGHCMTHELWSTLNQKMVEYLDSVSLQDLVDQQRAREGTPAVLRDKRKPEPVAASVEPVRSIPLGPNSVFNIASS; via the coding sequence ATGAGACTCACCACCAAAGGCCGTTTCGCCGTCACGGCGATGATCGACTTGGCGCTGCGCCAGGAGCAAGGCCCGGTGACGCTTGCAGGCATCAGCCAGCGCCAGCGGATTTCGCTCTCCTACCTCGAGCAGTTGTTCGGCAAGTTGCGCCGGCATGAAATCGTCGAATCGGTCCGCGGACCGGGCGGCGGCTACAACCTCGCGCGCCGCGCGCAGGACGTGACGGTCGCCGACATCATCATTGCGGTCGACGAGCCGCTCGATGCGACCCAATGCGGCGGCAAGGGCGCGTGCGAAGGCACGAAGCAGCCCGACGGCCATTGCATGACGCACGAGCTCTGGTCGACGCTGAACCAGAAGATGGTCGAATACCTCGATTCGGTATCGCTGCAGGATCTCGTCGATCAGCAGCGCGCCCGCGAAGGCACGCCCGCCGTGCTGCGCGACAAGCGCAAGCCGGAGCCCGTTGCGGCGAGCGTCGAGCCCGTGCGCTCGATTCCGCTCGGCCCGAATTCGGTCTTCAACATCGCAAGCTCATGA
- a CDS encoding IscS subfamily cysteine desulfurase, whose translation MNNEIPHLPIYMDYSATTPVDPRVVDKMVPYLREQFGNPASRSHAYGWDAERAVEEAREQVAALVNADPREIIWTSGATESDNLAIKGAAHFYQGKGKHIVTMKTEHKAVLDTCRELEREGFEVTYLDVKDDGLLELDALKAALRPDTILVSVMHVNNEIGVIQDIEAIGEICREKGIIFHVDAAQATGKVEIDLAKLKVDLMSFSAHKTYGPKGIGALYVRRKPRVRIEAQMHGGGHERGMRSGTLPTHQIVGMGEAFRIAKEEMATENERIRMLRDKLLRGLSQIEETYVNGDLEHRIPHNLNISFNFVEGESLIMAIKDVAVSSGSACTSASLEPSYVLRALGRNDELAHSSIRFTVGRFTTEQEVDYVIDLLKSKIAKLRDLSPLWEMHQDGVDLSTIEWAAH comes from the coding sequence ATGAATAACGAGATCCCCCACCTGCCCATCTACATGGACTACAGCGCGACGACGCCCGTCGATCCGCGCGTCGTCGACAAGATGGTGCCGTATCTGCGCGAGCAGTTCGGCAATCCGGCGTCCCGCAGCCACGCATACGGCTGGGACGCGGAGCGCGCGGTCGAAGAGGCGCGCGAGCAGGTGGCCGCGCTCGTCAACGCCGATCCGCGAGAAATCATCTGGACCTCCGGCGCGACCGAATCCGACAACCTCGCGATCAAGGGCGCCGCGCACTTCTATCAGGGCAAGGGCAAGCACATCGTCACGATGAAGACCGAGCACAAGGCGGTGCTCGATACGTGCCGCGAGCTCGAGCGCGAAGGCTTCGAGGTGACCTATCTCGACGTGAAGGACGACGGCCTGCTGGAGCTCGACGCGCTGAAGGCCGCGCTGCGCCCGGACACGATCCTCGTGTCGGTGATGCACGTGAACAACGAGATCGGCGTGATCCAGGACATCGAGGCGATCGGCGAGATCTGCCGCGAGAAGGGCATCATCTTCCACGTCGACGCCGCGCAGGCGACGGGCAAGGTCGAGATCGACCTGGCGAAGCTGAAGGTCGACCTGATGTCGTTCTCCGCGCACAAGACCTACGGCCCGAAGGGCATCGGCGCGCTGTACGTGCGCCGCAAGCCGCGCGTGCGCATCGAGGCGCAGATGCACGGCGGCGGCCACGAGCGCGGCATGCGCTCGGGCACGCTGCCGACGCACCAGATCGTCGGCATGGGCGAGGCGTTCCGCATCGCCAAGGAGGAAATGGCGACCGAGAACGAGCGCATCCGGATGCTGCGCGACAAGCTGCTGCGCGGCCTGTCGCAAATCGAGGAGACCTACGTGAACGGCGACCTCGAGCATCGTATCCCGCACAACCTGAATATCAGCTTCAATTTCGTCGAAGGCGAGTCGCTGATCATGGCGATCAAGGACGTCGCGGTGTCGTCGGGTTCCGCGTGCACGTCGGCTTCGCTCGAGCCGTCGTACGTGCTGCGCGCGCTCGGCCGCAACGACGAGCTCGCGCACAGCTCGATCCGCTTCACGGTCGGCCGTTTCACGACGGAGCAGGAAGTCGACTACGTGATCGATCTGCTGAAGAGCAAGATCGCCAAGCTGCGCGACCTGTCGCCGCTTTGGGAAATGCATCAGGACGGCGTCGATCTGTCGACGATCGAATGGGCGGCGCACTGA